A stretch of the Vidua chalybeata isolate OUT-0048 chromosome Z, bVidCha1 merged haplotype, whole genome shotgun sequence genome encodes the following:
- the LOC128782273 gene encoding LOW QUALITY PROTEIN: serine/threonine-protein kinase PAK 1-like (The sequence of the model RefSeq protein was modified relative to this genomic sequence to represent the inferred CDS: inserted 1 base in 1 codon): protein MGHSPLLEGKRNVQSGETHNTRSVESLADPEKKYTGWKLIGRGGFGTIYKAFDTATGRVVAIKKIDLQHQGCKKMLKEILVMREKKTPNIVTYLESYLVSEAVWLVLEYMDGGSLAKVVRKKRMAVGHIATVCWECLKGLAFLHANQVXHRDIKSGNILLGRDGSVKLADFGLCALLSPEQKKRRSMVRTTCWMAPKVMRREPYGPKVDTWSLGIVGIEMAKGEAPYVQESNDRVHLVAKELKYCSDGEGGLQWGLKNTTKAVPAKRFQIGLWEGKGCGGADCDPQRAPSLSLLPHS from the exons ATGGGACATTCTCCTcttttagaaggaaaaagaaatgtacaGAGTGGAGAAACCCACAACACAA gGAGTGTGGAAAGCCTGGCAGATCCAGAAAAGAAATACACTGGATGGAAGCTTATTGGCAGAGG GGGTTTTGGAACCATTTataaggcctttgacactgcCACAGGACGAGTG GTGGCCATAAAGAAAATTGATCTCCAGCACCAGGGCTGCAAGAAAATGTTGAAAGAAATCCTGGTCATGAGGGAAAAGAAGACCCCCAATATTGTTACCTACCTAGAAAG CTACCTTGTCAGTGAGGCTGTCTGGCTGGTGTTGGAGTACATGGACGGAGGCTCTTTAGCAAAGGTGGTCCGCAAGAAAAGGATGGCTGTAGGACACATAGCAACAGTGTGTTGGGAG tgCCTGAAAGGCCTGGCTTTCCTTCATGCCAATCAGG ATCACAGAGACATCAAAAGTGGCAACATCCTTCTGGGCCGGGATGGCTCCGTCAAGTTGG ctgaTTTTGgcctctgtgctctgctcagccctgagcagaagAAACGGAGGTCAATGGTCAGGACAACTTGCTGGATGGCACCCAAGGTCATGAGAAGAGAGCCATATGGGCCTAAGGTAGACACCTGGTCCCTTGGCATCGTGGGAATAGAAATGGCCAAAGGAGAGGCTCCTTATGTTCAGGAAAGCAATGACAGG GTTCACCTGGTAGCAAAGGAACTGAAGTATTGCAGTGATGGGGAAGGAGGCCTGCAGTGGGGCTTGAAGAACACAACAAAAGCAGTCCCTGCCAAGCGGTTCCAGATTGGTCTGTGGGAAGGCAAGGGCTGTGGGGGGGCTGACTGTGACCCTCAGAGGGCACCCAGCttgtccctcctgccccactctTAG